The window TTATCCGCATCTTTAGCGGCCACCACCCCATTTTTAAGAACAGCCTCCTTGTTTACTGGTATGCGAATCGCTCTTGTAGGGAACGTATGTTCGTAATGATCGTTGCGCATCAACTCTTGAGTAATCTTGTTTTCACTTGCGACCCATTCCATCCATTTGTCCAGATTCATAGTGTCTGGAAAAATATAGTTAGGATCTTGTTGCGCCTGTCTTAGACGCTCTTGAATTCGACCATTCTCGTTCCCGTACCACAAGGCATCTCTAGTCCCGTAGGAATATTTGTCATGGGTAAGCGTGGAAGGAACAGGCTCGCTCTCATAGGCTTGTTTCTTCATATCATCCATGTACCAGTCGGTACTAAGTAAAGAGGTACATACCACACGCACATCCGTGCGGTAGCCTTCTACCTCTTGAGCATACCATAAAGGAAAGGTGTCGTTATCACCAATGGTAAATATGAGTGCGTTAGGCAAACAACTATCTAGGTATTTTTTGGCACTAGCAAGAGCCGTATATTTTTCAGACCGATCGTGGTCGTCCCAATTTTGAAAACCCATCAATAGAGGAACGGCTAGGAAACAAACTGCTAGTGTGGCATACTTGACCACAGGCTTGTTAAATTTCTCTCGGATTCCATCAAATAAGGCATAGACACCTATACCTATCCACATAGCAAAAACTAAAAAGGATCCTACATAAGCATAATCACGCTCGCGCACTTGGAACATGCTTTGGTTCAGGTAAACTATGATAGCTAATCCTGTAAACAGGAATAACATTAAGGTTACAAAGAAAGATTTTGGATCTTTTTTAGCATGGAATACGGCTCCTAAAACACCCAACAGTAAAGGAAGGAAAAAATAAAAGTTTCGGCCTTTATTGGTCTTCATGTCTTCGCTTAAGTTGTCTTGTGAACCTATACGCCAGGAATCAATAAACGGAATCCCGCTCATCCAGTTTCCATCAAACCTGTCCCAATTGCCTTGTTCATCGTTTTGTTTCCCGACAAAATTCCACATGAAATAACGCAAATACATATAACTCACCTGGTAACTCACTAGATAACTCAGATTATCACCGAAGGATGGTTTTTGAATCTCAACCGCCTCACTTAAAGAAGCAATGGTTTTAATATACTCGTCTGCAGTAATGCGCCCGCGTTCAAACTGGCGTTCATAATCGTCGAGAACACTTAGTAACTCTTGATTTCCTTGATATCCAGGTTTGATAGTATAATCCAGTCCGCCCATAAAGTCCACATAATTACTTGCACGACTGGCGTCTGTCATTCTAGGAAAAAATCCTTTGTGGGCGTCATTGGTATTTTGAACTGCATTTTTGTAATCATTGACAATTACATATTTACCCGCTCCATAGTCGCGCTCATACTTCGGTTTTTCATCAATGTAAGGCTCATCTGGATCTAGACCGGCATACATATCAGTAAATGCCTCTCCATAGAAAAGAGCAGGAGCAGGGTATTGCTCTCGATTGTAATAAGCTAATAAAGCACGGGCATCGTTTGGATTGTTTTCGTTAATCGGTGTTCCGGCATTTGCTCTGATAGGTAGCATCGTCCAGCTGGAAAAGCCTACCAATACAAATAGAATACATAAAGTAATGGTGTTGAGTAGTGGTTTGTTACGCTTTCGCGAAAGCGAAATTAACCACACAAACACAACCACGATCAAGATGAATGCGATGATGGTTCCACTGTTGAAAGGCAAACCTATGTCGTTGACAAAGAAAACCTCTAGGTAACCAAAAATACTGAGCGTGGTAGGCAGGAGCAATTTGAAAACGAAAAGCAAAACTGCAGTCACAGAGACAACGGCAACGATGAAATTGAATGGTGTGACTTTTTTATAATGTCTGAAATACCACAACATTCCTATCGCCGGTATGGTCAAAATTCCTAAAAAGTGAACCCCAAAGGAAAGTCCAATAATAAAAGACATGAGGATCAACCAGCGATTCCCTCGTGGCTCCATCATATCGCGTTCCCACAATAACCCCAGATAAAACATGCTGCTCATGATTAATGCCGCTGGAGCGTATACTTCTGCCTCGACTGCATTAAACCAGAAGCTATCTGATACAGCAAACGCAAGCGAGCCTATAAACGCTGCGCCTAGGATCATGGTTTTATCCATGCGTTCCTTAATAATGTGCCTTTTTAATAATAAAGTAAGCGACCAAAACATGAACAATATGGTAAACGCACTCGATAGCGCTGCCATAAAGTTGACCATGTAAGCGATATTTGAAGCCTCAGTAGCAAATATGGCGACCGCAGCGACCATCATTTGGTACAATGGTGCTCCAGGTGGGTGACCTACTTCAAGGTTAGATGAGGTGGCTATATATTCTCCTGCATCCCAAAAACTAACCGTAGGTTCCAGGGTCAACCAGTAGATAACTAGAGCGATAACAAAGACTGTCCAGCCTAAAACTTTATTCAATTGTGGGTAACTTAATTTCATGGGCATTTTTAACAGCTGCTAAAATAGTAATAATAAAAAGACACAGTAGTAGTACAACGTGCGTAGTCCATTTTCATTTTACAAGAATTAATTTTTTAAAAGGGTTGCATAAAAACAGAATTGTTTTAAATTTGCACCCGCAATTGTCCCATGGTGTAATGGTAACACTACGGTTTTTGGTACCGTCATTCAAGGTTCGAATCCTTGTGGGACAACTGATAAGATTCCGATTCATTTATTTGAATCGGAATTTTTGGTTTTAGATGTTTTGTAAATTAGAAAGATAGCCTTGAATCGCTCGCTTTCCCCTTGTGCCAAGTTTAATGGATGATACCTCGATATAATGAGGGAGGTTTCTGGGAAGTGTAATTAATGGAACACCTACTGAAGTCCTTGTTTTAGGATTTGAGTCAATCGTCCAGGGTAATCGGTAATGATACCATCGACGTTTATCGATAACAAATACTCCATGTCTTTGCGCTTATTGACTGTCCAGGGAATTACTTTCATTCCATGCTCTTGTGCTTGAGCAACTAGTCCAGGTGTTAGGATTTTAAACGCAGGGCTAAAAATATCAGGATGACAATCAGCAAGCATTAAATGTTCTGCTAAAGATTTACTGCCATCCGCAGTAAGGTAGGCGATGCTAATTTCTGGAAAGGAACGCCGCACTTCTTGAATTTGCCGTACATCAAAGGACTGCAGGCAACAACGATCAGCTACTTTAAGTTTCTCAAGTACGGCCGCCACTTGAGCGACTAGCTGCTCGGGTTCGGGATGGTAGGTCAGATCAGTTTTAGGATCAGATTTAATTTCAATAGTATAGAAAACGGGCTCCCGTTGTTCTCTGGTGGTAAAGTCTTCTACAGCAGTGATCAAGTTTTTTAGCGTGGGTATGGAAACTTTTACCTTCTCTTGCTTTGGGAATCCAGCATGAAACTTACTGCCGACATCGTACTGTTCTATAGCAGCGTAAGGCATTTGACTGAAGTATGAGGGCTTGTCCGGCAATTCATTTCCATACTTGTCTAGGGTAAATTTTGAATTCACATATGGGTCGTGAGCTACGATCACCTTGCCATCACCGGTAAACTGGATATCCATTTCTAGCATTTCGGCACCATCCTCTACGGCTCGAATCATACTGGGAATCGTATTTTCTGGCAACAGCCCTCGAGCGCCTCGATGGCCAATAGTAATAAAGTCAGGCAGCTCCATTGCTTTTATTCAAGTAGTTTGAAGTATTCTGGTAAAAGTATTGCTTTTCGGTTTTGAAAATGGGTTCGAGTTTAAAGCTGTTTGTGATGAGTTCGCTTTCGCGAAAGCGAAAACTATCTCATCATCTTTGCACCCATACATAAGGGGCAATAGATAGCTAATTTCAGTACCAGCGTGTATTGCACAAACCTTATCTTGCAGAACCTCAAAAAAATAGTATCTTTGCACTGTATTTGAGCAATATGAGGGGACAAAAAGTCCCCTCTTTTTATAAAATATGTTGGAAAAACGAGTTGTGGAGCTGCTAGATGCGGCATTTGAAGAGCGGCCAGATTTATTTTTAATAGATCTGGATATCAGTACTGGTAACGTGATTAAAGTCATAGTGGATGGAGATCAAGATGTTAAGGTTTCTGATTGTATTTTTGTATCAAGAGCTGTAGAGCATCAACTGGACCGTGAGGAACAAGATTTTTCTCTAGAAGTGACAAGTGCAGGAGTAGGTAAGCCGTTGAAAAATTACCGACAGTTTGTGAAGAACATTGGTAGAACGCTGGAAATCACAGATAGGGAAAAGACCAAAGAAACTGGTGTCCTGGAAAGTGCCGATAAGGATCAAGTAACCATTACATGGAAAGCTAGAGAGCCTAAGCCGGTCGGGAAAGGAAAAGTTACAGTTGAGAAAAAGTGGTCGATAGCCTACGAGGATATCAAACAAGCAAAAGTTGTTATAACATTTAATTAAAAAGTGAATATGGAAAATCTCGCATTGATCGAGTCTTTTTCTGAGTTTAAAGATGATAAAATGATAGATCGCGTCACCTTGATGGCGATCTTGGAAGATGTTTTTAGAAGTGCTCTAAAAAGGAAATATGGTGAGGATGACAATTTTGACATCATTATCAATCCAGACAAGGGTGATTTAGAAATATGGCGTAATCGCGTCGTGGTAGCAGACGGAGAGGTTGAAGATGAAAATTCAGAAATTTCCCTTACTGAAGCTCGTAAGATTGAGCCCGATTATGAAGTTGGCGAGGATGTGGCGGAAGAAGTAAAGTTGATCCAGCTGGGTCGACGCGCGATTCTTGCATTGCGTCAAAACTTGATCTCTAAAATTCATGAGCATGACAATACTAATATCTTCAAACACTTTAAAGAGTTAGAAGGTGAATTGTATAATGCTGAGGTACATCACATCAGACATCGTGCAATTATCTTACTGGATGATGATGGTAATGAAATCATCATGCCTAAAGACCGACAGATACCATCTGACTTCTTCCGCAAGGGTGAAAATGTAAGAGGTATTATTGAAAGTGTTGAGTTAAGAGGTAATAAGCCTAACATTATTTTGTCGAGAACTTCTCCTAAATTTTTGGAGAAATTATTTGAACAAGAAATCCCTGAAGTATTTGATGGTTTAATTACTGTTAAAGCGGTAGTTCGTGAGCCGGGAGAGAAAGCTAAAGTAGCTGTAGATAGTTACGACGATCGTATTGATCCTGTAGGAGCTTGTGTAGGAGTAAAAGGAAGCCGTATTCATGGCATTGTTCGTGAGTTAGGAAATGAAAATATTGATGTGATCAACTGGACAGCAAATACGCAACTCTATATAGGTAGAGCGTTGAGTCCAGCAAAAATTGTCTCCATCACTATTGATGAAGAAAATAAAAAGGCTGAGGTTCGCTTGAATCCAGAAGAGGTTTCTAAAGCCATCGGTCGTAGAGGTCATAATATTAGATTAGCCGGTAAATTAACAGGCTATGAAATTGATGTGATCCGTGAAGGAGTAGAGGAAGATGTTGAGTTAACAGAATTCTCTGATGAAATCGAAGGATGGATTATTGAAGAATTAAGTAAGATAGGTCTAGATACTGCAAAGAGTGTATTGGAGCAGGATGTAGATGATTTAGTAAAGCGTACAGATCTGGAAGAGGAGACCATCGTTGAATTGATGAACATCCTTAAGTCAGAATTTGAAGATTAAGAATTAAAAGACAACCCATAGGTATTTTATGGCCGAAGTAAAAAACATGAGACTCAATAAGGTGCTGAGAGAATTTAATATCTCTCTAGACCGCGCTGTGGAATATCTCTCTGCCCAAGGCATTGAGATCGAGGCTCGCCCTACCACAAAAATTGACGCGTCCGTCTATCAAGCATTAGCTGATGAGTTTCAAACAGACAAAAGCAAAAAAGTAGCTTCTAAAGAAGTTGGTGCAGAGCGTCGTAAAGAGCAGGAAGAACTGCGCTTACAACGCGAGCAGGAACAAGAAGAGCGACAACGCAAGCAGCAGGAGGTCGTCAAAGCCAAGGCTGAAGTTACTGGTCCTAAAACTGTGGGTAGTATTGATCTGGATGCCGGTAAAAAAACGGCCCCAGAAAAAACCACCGATAACGTTGAGGTCAATAAACAACCAGAAGAGAAGAAAGCGGAAGCTGTAAAAGAAGCGGTTCAGGAACCTGAAGTTGTTTCTAATAGGCCTAAAGTTTCTGGAACGACGGTTAAAGGTAAAATTGATCTGGATAAAGGAAAGCCGAAAGCAAAGAAGGAAGAGCCTAAAGCCGCTCCTGTAGCTAAAGCTGAACCTGCAAAACCAGAGGTGGCAAAAGAGCCAGCGAAGCCTGTTGAAGAGAAAAAGACAGAGCCAGCAGCTGCAAAAGCATCTGAAACACCTGTCAAGGAAGAACCTGCGGCGGCAGAAACTGCCGAGGGAGAATCTGCTGATGGTGAAGTCATCAAGACAGAATACAAAAAATTAGGTGGCCTTAAGGTGACCGGGCAAAAAATCGATCTTTCGAAATTTGCCAAGCCTAAGAAGAAAGAGGATAATAAGCGCAAGCGCAAACGTATCACTAAACCAGGTGCCGCAGGCGGTACTAAAGGTGGATCACGTCGTGGAGCTCCAGGGGCAGGGCGTAAAAATATTGTCAAGGCAGAGCCTACTGAAGAAGAAATCCAAAAGCAGGTTAGAGAGACTCTTGAAAAGCTTCAAGGGAAATCTTCTAAATCTAAAGCAGCCAGATACCGTAGAGATAAACGTGATACCCACCGTGAGAAAGTGGAAGCTCAAGAACAAGAGCAAGCGGAAGACAAAAAAATCCAGGTTACTGAGTTTGTAACAGTAAGCGACTTGTCTACCATGATGGACGTGCCAGTGAACCAGGTAATTGGTGCTTGTATGTCACTGGGTATGATGGTAACCATGAATCAACGATTGGATGCTGAAACGATGACTATCGTAGCAGAGGAATTCGGTTTTGAAATGGACTTTGTCAATGCAGATATTGAAGAAAGTATTGCGGAAGTTGAAGATACTGAAGAGCAATTAGTAACTCGCGCTCCTATCGTTACCGTAATGGGTCACGTAGATCACGGTAAAACATCACTTCTGGATTACATCCGTGAAGAGAATGTTATTGCTGGTGAGAGTGGTGGAATTACACAGCACATAGGTGCATACGGAGTAGAATTGAAAGGTGGGCAAAAAATCGCCTTCCTTGATACTCCTGGTCACGAGGCCTTTACCGCAATGCGTGCACGTGGTGCGCAGGTAACTGACCTTGCTATTATTGTAATTGCTGCAGATGATGATGTGATGCCGCAAACTAAAGAGGCAATTAGTCACGCGCAAGCAGCGGGTGTCCCTATTGTTTTTGCAATTAATAAGGTAGACCGCGATGCGGCAAACCCAGAAAAGATTAAAGAATCCTTAGCTAACATGAATTTGTTAGTAGAAGATTGGGGTGGTAAAATCCAATCCCATGATATCTCGGCCAAAACTGGACTGGGGGTTGCAGAACTTCTTGAGAAGGTATTGTTAGAGGCAGAATTATTGGATCTTAAAGCAAACCCGGACAAACAGGCTACAGGTACTGTTGTAGAGGCATTCCTTGATAAAGGTCGTGGATATGTATCTACTATATTAGTACAAGCTGGAACCTTGAAAGTGGGTGATTATGTACTAGCTGGACGTACGCATGGTAAGGTAAAAGCGATGCAAGATGAACGTGGGCACGATGTGCAAGCAGCTGGTCCATCTACACCTGTATCCATACTAGGTCTAGATGGTGCGCCACAAGCAGGTGACAAATTCCATGTGTTTGAGGACGAAAGAGAAGCGAAGTCCATTGCTTCTAGAAGAACTCAATTACAACGTGAGCAATCTGTAAGAACTCAGAAAACTCTTTCTCTTGATGAGATTGGAAGACGTATTGCACTTGGTGACTTTAAAGAACTGAACTTGATCCTTAAAGGTGATGTGGATGGTTCTGTGGAGGCATTAACAGATTCCTTCCAGAAATTATCTACTGAGGAAATTCAAGTAAATATTATACACAAGGCAGTTGGTGCGATCACAGAAAGTGATGTGCTATTGGCAAGTGCTTCTGATGCGATCATTATCGGATTTAATGTACGTCCACAAGGAAATGCAAGATCTGTAGCTGAACAGGAAGAGGTAGATATCAGAATGTACTCAATCATCTATGACGCGATCAATGATCTTAAAGATGCCATGGAGGGAATGCTTTCTCCAGAGCTTAAAGAAGAGATTACAGGATCTGCTGAAGTTAGAGCAACATTTAAAATCTCTAAAGTCGGTACCATCGCAGGTTGTATGGTTCAAGATGGTAAAATCTACCGCAATAGCGGCGTGAGATTGATACGTGATGGTGTAGTAGTTTACACGGGTGAACTGTCTACATTGAAACGATTCAAAGACGATGTTAAGGAGGTAGCTAAAGGTTACGAGTGTGGTATACAAATCAAGAACTACAACGACTTACAAGAAGGCGATGTAATTGAGAGTTTCCGTGAGGTAGAGGTAAGAAAGAAGCTTAAGTAAAACAAAGCTCGTTATAAATTAAAAAGCCGTTCCAAATCATTGGAACGGCTTTTTTATGAACTGATATCTGGTAGAAGCTCTTTTACTTACGCTCTGATATTTCTCTCTAGAGTTGTCTAGTGCTTTCTAAGGTTTCAAAACCTTAGCGTTAGGAAACGAGCGTTGGATCGTCAATAGCGCACGGTCGGCTTCTAGACGACTGCGGTATTTTCCTATCCATACCTTGTGATTGGGAGCATCATACATCAATTCAGATTTCCAACTTAATCCAAGTGCATCATATCTAGATTGAACGCTAGAGGCTTCTTGATTGCTGCCTTGAAAAATATGAATGGTGAACCTATCGTTGAACTCCCCTTTTTTATCCATGTCTAATTTGGTGGTCACCAGTCGTTCAAGAACCGCTTCATTAACCTTAGAGGTGCTCTGTGCAAAACCTATTTGGGACGTAAGAACCACACTACCAATAAGTAAGATGGATTTAATCGTTTTTGTAATCATAGCAACGTTTTTGGTGAGTTCGCTTTCGCGAAAGCGAACATCTATTTAGAACCTTTATAAATTAATTTCTTCATTATCTCCTCCCAAAATTAAACCATTTATGACCTATTTTTGCAAGGCATTAAGGATACGGTAGACTACTGTAAATATTGTGCCAAAGTTATCGTAATAATTATTAAACGAGATGACAAAAAAGAATTTACATCTTTCATCATTACAGCTGTTTCTAGCTTCCTTATTCTTGGTTTTTTCCATGATGAGCGCATCTGCTCAAGAGGATTTGACTACGTCAGACGGTGAGCCTGCTGTGCCTGTTGAAGCTACTACAGACGCTGGAACCGTTGGAAATGCGACTCAAGGTGAGGCGTTATTTAAAGCAAACTGTGCTGCATGTCACAAGTTGTACAAACGTGCTACAGGACCTGCGCTATTTCAAGTATCGCAACGTCATGACCGCGAGTGGTTGTACGAGTGGATCAAGAACTCTGCTGCCTTAATTGCTAGTGGGGATCCAGAAGCTGTTGCCATCTACAATGAGTACAACCAGTCTAACATGAATGCGTTCCCTCAGTTATCCAACAGCGATATTGACGATATTCTTGCTTATACAGATACGGAGCCGCCGGTTCCTACCGCTGCAGTAGCTGGAGTTGATGAAGTTGCAGGTGGTGGTGCTAGCAGTGAAACTACTAACAATATAGTATTAGGTGTTTTAGCCCTCGTGCTAATTATCCTAATCGTGGTATTGTTTGCAGTAAACGCTACTCTTAAAAGATTTGCTGCTGCTAATGGTATTCAAACAGAGTTTGAAGAAGATAAGCCTGCAAGAACTCCTATCTGGAAAGCCTTTGTTCAAAATCAATTCTTAATTTTAGTTACAGCGATTTTCTTGCTGCTGGCAAGTGCTTATTTTGTGTATGGTGCTTTTATGAGTGTAGGTGTTGACCAAGGCTATGCGCCAGTGCAACCTATTCACTATTCGCACAGGATTCACGCGGGTGTAAGTCAGATTGAGTGTAAATACTGTCACTCGAGTGCTAGAGAGTCTAAGCATTCTGGTATCCCATCCTTAAACGTTTGTATGAACTGTCACAAGTCTATTGCAGAGGTTTCTGATGATACGTATGCTGAGGGAATGGAAGAATACGGTGTTGATTACAATAAGGAGATTCAAAAATTATACGCTGCCACAGGATGGAGTGAAGCAGAGCAAGCTTATACAGGTGAGGAAGAGCCAGTAAGATGGGTTCGTATTCACAACTTGCCAGACCTTGCTTACTTTAATCACGCGCAACACGTAACTGCAGGTAATATTGATTGTCAAACCTGTCACGGGCCGGTTGAAGAAATGGAAATTATGTACCAATATTCTCCATTAACTATGGGATGGTGTATTAACTGTCACCGCGAAACAAATGTTGATTTGGATAACGGTTACTACGAAGAGATCCATAAAGAATTGTCTGAGAAAAGAGGTGGTCGTCAATTGACGATTGCAGACTTAGGAGGACTTGAATGTGGTAAGTGCCACTATTAAAACAATAGCTTTAGAAATTTATGGCTACTACTAAAAAATACTGGAAAAGCAGCGCTCAACTTGATGAGAGCAATGAGATGGTAAAATCTCTTGAGCAAAACGAGTTCGCTACCGCTATTCCAACCGAAGAGTTTTTAGGAAACGATAAAGCGATGGAGGCTTCTAGCACCACGCGTCGTGACTTCCTTAAATACGTAGGGTTCAGTACTGCAGCAGCATCTCTTGCGGCTTGTGAAGGGCCTGTAATTAATTCTGTTCCTTATGTGAACCAGCCAGAGCGCTTGATTCCAGGAATGGCAAATTACTATGCGACTACCATTGCAAATGGATATGATTTTGCAAGCGTGGTTGTGAAAACTCGTGAGGGGAGACCTATCAAGATTGAAGGCAATAGAGATATCAATGCTCGCGGTAATGCAAATGCTCGTGTTCATGCATCCGTTCTAGGGTTGTATGATAACAATCGTTTAAAGACTCCTTTAGTTAAAGGTAAAGAAGCAACTTGGTCGCAGTTAGATGAAGAGGTTCGTCAGCAATTGAATGCAAATGCTGGAAAGCAAATCGTTTTCTTAACCCAAACTTTTGCAAGTCCTTCTGTTACAAAATTGATGGAAGAATTCAAAGCAGCCTATCCTAATGTACGCCAAGTAGTCTACGATACGGTAGGTGAAGACGCAGCATTGGATGCTTTTGAAGCAAAATACTTTCAGCGCGGTCTTGCAGACTATGACTTTAAAGATGCGGAATGCATCGTGGGTGTAGGAGCAGACTTTGTGGGTGATTGGCAAGGTGGTAATTTTGATACCAACTACGCACAATCTAGAGTTCCTAAGAATGGGAAGATGTCTCATCACGTTCAGTTTGAGTCTAACATGACTCTTTCTGGTGCTAATGCAGATAGACGTTACCCAGTAACTCCAACGGAACAAAAACAAATTATAGCAGCTCTTTACAGTAAGGTAGTTGGCGGTTCTGCCAACAGTAATCTTTCTGATAAAGTGGCTAAAGCTGTGGAAGAAGCAGCACAATCTTTACGCCGTGCTGGTAGTAAAGCTGTCGTTCTTTGTGGTATTCCTGATCAAGGAGCGCAACAATTGACGTTAGAAATCAACGAGAGACTCGGTAGTACGATTATCGATACAGCCGCGCCTATTTTGACCCGTCAAGGTAGCCGTGCAGCAGTGAATCAACTGGTGAAAGACATGGAAAGCGGTGCCGTGGGTGCTGTGTTTGTTGCAGGTGTTGATCCGGTTTACAGTTATGATGAAAGTGACGCTTTCGCGAAAGCGTGGAAGAATGTACCTCTTAAGGTATCTTTTGCATCTCGTTTAGATGCTACAGCAGCACAGTCTGACTATGTAGCCACTACACCTCACTACCTAGAATCATGGGGGGATGTAGAAATGAAGAAAGGAACAGTTTCCTTAATGCAGCCTACCATCCAGCCGTTATTCGACACGCGCCAGATGCAAGACTCTTTATTGAAGTGGTCTGGTAGCGATGTGTCTTATAAGGATTATTTAAAGAACAGTTCTACGGCCAACGGTTCCAGCTGGAATCAATCGCTACAGGATGGTTTCTATACCGCAACAGCATCTGAGACTTTGGGTGGTGATGTGGAAACACCAACCGTAAATAACGCAAGTGCATTACGGGACTTGTCTGCAGCTACAAAAACAGGTGATTTTGAGTTGGTGTTGTATACTAAGACAGCTCTAGGAGATGGTTCACAAGCGAACAACCCATGGTTGCAGGAGCTTCCTGATCCTATCACAAGAACTACTTGGGATAATTACATGACAATCTCGCAAAAGGATGCAGAGCGTCTAGGGATTGAAAACTATAACGTAGCAAATGGTGCTTTAGACGGTACCTATGCTATTGTTAAAATGGACGGTGTGGAACGTAAAATTCCAGCATTGATCCAGCCAGGTCAAGCAGAAGGTACCGTTGGTATCGCTTTGGGTTACGGTCGTACGGCTGGAATCCAAGAGGAGATGCAAACAGGTGTGAATGCATTCCCGTTCTTTAAGAATGGAGTATCTATTCAATCTGTGGGTGTTGTATCTGGTGGTGGTATTCACGAGTTTGCTTGTACACAATTGCAAAATACCATGATGGGTCGCGATATCATTCGTGAAACAGACATGGCAACTTATTTAACAGGAAATAAGGATTACTTCAATCCTATGCCTGAGGTTTCTTTGAATCACATTGAAACCCCAGTAACTTCTCCAGATGTAGATCTTTGGGAAAGTTTTGATAGGTCTGTAGGACACCATTTCAACATGTCGATTGACTTGAACGCTTGTACAGGTTGTGGTGCATGTGTTGTTGCTTGTCATGCAGAAAATAATGTGCCTGTAGTTGGAAAAACTGAGGTAAGAAGATCAAGAGATATGCACTGGTTGCGTATCGATAGATACTACTCTTCTACCGATAGTTTTGAGGATGATGAGGCTAAGAAAGATGGTTTCTCTGGATTGTTTGGAGAAAATGGATCTCTTGGAGGTTTCGGAGAGTTGGAAATCCCAGCTGATGAGCCACAGGTTGCTTTCCAGCCATTGATGTGTCAGCACTGTAACCACGCTCCATGTGAGACGGTTTGTCCAGTCGCAGCATCTTCACACGGTCGTCAAGGTCAAAACCACATGATTTACAACCGTTGTGTAGG of the Nonlabens marinus S1-08 genome contains:
- the infB gene encoding translation initiation factor IF-2, which encodes MAEVKNMRLNKVLREFNISLDRAVEYLSAQGIEIEARPTTKIDASVYQALADEFQTDKSKKVASKEVGAERRKEQEELRLQREQEQEERQRKQQEVVKAKAEVTGPKTVGSIDLDAGKKTAPEKTTDNVEVNKQPEEKKAEAVKEAVQEPEVVSNRPKVSGTTVKGKIDLDKGKPKAKKEEPKAAPVAKAEPAKPEVAKEPAKPVEEKKTEPAAAKASETPVKEEPAAAETAEGESADGEVIKTEYKKLGGLKVTGQKIDLSKFAKPKKKEDNKRKRKRITKPGAAGGTKGGSRRGAPGAGRKNIVKAEPTEEEIQKQVRETLEKLQGKSSKSKAARYRRDKRDTHREKVEAQEQEQAEDKKIQVTEFVTVSDLSTMMDVPVNQVIGACMSLGMMVTMNQRLDAETMTIVAEEFGFEMDFVNADIEESIAEVEDTEEQLVTRAPIVTVMGHVDHGKTSLLDYIREENVIAGESGGITQHIGAYGVELKGGQKIAFLDTPGHEAFTAMRARGAQVTDLAIIVIAADDDVMPQTKEAISHAQAAGVPIVFAINKVDRDAANPEKIKESLANMNLLVEDWGGKIQSHDISAKTGLGVAELLEKVLLEAELLDLKANPDKQATGTVVEAFLDKGRGYVSTILVQAGTLKVGDYVLAGRTHGKVKAMQDERGHDVQAAGPSTPVSILGLDGAPQAGDKFHVFEDEREAKSIASRRTQLQREQSVRTQKTLSLDEIGRRIALGDFKELNLILKGDVDGSVEALTDSFQKLSTEEIQVNIIHKAVGAITESDVLLASASDAIIIGFNVRPQGNARSVAEQEEVDIRMYSIIYDAINDLKDAMEGMLSPELKEEITGSAEVRATFKISKVGTIAGCMVQDGKIYRNSGVRLIRDGVVVYTGELSTLKRFKDDVKEVAKGYECGIQIKNYNDLQEGDVIESFREVEVRKKLK
- a CDS encoding c-type cytochrome — its product is MTKKNLHLSSLQLFLASLFLVFSMMSASAQEDLTTSDGEPAVPVEATTDAGTVGNATQGEALFKANCAACHKLYKRATGPALFQVSQRHDREWLYEWIKNSAALIASGDPEAVAIYNEYNQSNMNAFPQLSNSDIDDILAYTDTEPPVPTAAVAGVDEVAGGGASSETTNNIVLGVLALVLIILIVVLFAVNATLKRFAAANGIQTEFEEDKPARTPIWKAFVQNQFLILVTAIFLLLASAYFVYGAFMSVGVDQGYAPVQPIHYSHRIHAGVSQIECKYCHSSARESKHSGIPSLNVCMNCHKSIAEVSDDTYAEGMEEYGVDYNKEIQKLYAATGWSEAEQAYTGEEEPVRWVRIHNLPDLAYFNHAQHVTAGNIDCQTCHGPVEEMEIMYQYSPLTMGWCINCHRETNVDLDNGYYEEIHKELSEKRGGRQLTIADLGGLECGKCHY
- a CDS encoding TAT-variant-translocated molybdopterin oxidoreductase, translating into MATTKKYWKSSAQLDESNEMVKSLEQNEFATAIPTEEFLGNDKAMEASSTTRRDFLKYVGFSTAAASLAACEGPVINSVPYVNQPERLIPGMANYYATTIANGYDFASVVVKTREGRPIKIEGNRDINARGNANARVHASVLGLYDNNRLKTPLVKGKEATWSQLDEEVRQQLNANAGKQIVFLTQTFASPSVTKLMEEFKAAYPNVRQVVYDTVGEDAALDAFEAKYFQRGLADYDFKDAECIVGVGADFVGDWQGGNFDTNYAQSRVPKNGKMSHHVQFESNMTLSGANADRRYPVTPTEQKQIIAALYSKVVGGSANSNLSDKVAKAVEEAAQSLRRAGSKAVVLCGIPDQGAQQLTLEINERLGSTIIDTAAPILTRQGSRAAVNQLVKDMESGAVGAVFVAGVDPVYSYDESDAFAKAWKNVPLKVSFASRLDATAAQSDYVATTPHYLESWGDVEMKKGTVSLMQPTIQPLFDTRQMQDSLLKWSGSDVSYKDYLKNSSTANGSSWNQSLQDGFYTATASETLGGDVETPTVNNASALRDLSAATKTGDFELVLYTKTALGDGSQANNPWLQELPDPITRTTWDNYMTISQKDAERLGIENYNVANGALDGTYAIVKMDGVERKIPALIQPGQAEGTVGIALGYGRTAGIQEEMQTGVNAFPFFKNGVSIQSVGVVSGGGIHEFACTQLQNTMMGRDIIRETDMATYLTGNKDYFNPMPEVSLNHIETPVTSPDVDLWESFDRSVGHHFNMSIDLNACTGCGACVVACHAENNVPVVGKTEVRRSRDMHWLRIDRYYSSTDSFEDDEAKKDGFSGLFGENGSLGGFGELEIPADEPQVAFQPLMCQHCNHAPCETVCPVAASSHGRQGQNHMIYNRCVGTRYCANNCPYKVRRFNWFLYNGNDEFDYHMNNDLGRMVINPDVTVRSRGVMEKCSMCIQMTQMTILEAKKDGRMIEDGEFATACSNACYNGAITFGDINDKDSEIYKVKQQDRMYHLLEEVGTEPNVMYQVKVRNYNN